Genomic window (Achromobacter sp. B7):
CGGATAGCACAGCCCGGCGTCCGCGCACCCCTGCCCGGTCAACGTCAGGGTGAAAGGCGCGGTGCCCGAGCCCACCGGCACGCGAATCAGGACGTCCTTGTGGAAGACTTCCATGTCCTTTTCGAAGGTCGGGTCGTACTTGACCTCGCCCTTCGGATAGACGGCCTCGCCCAGCGTTGTGGCATCGGCCGGGCTGATCGTGATGCCGAAACGCTCGCGGTACATGTAGTAGCCGGGCGCAACCTTGTAGTGCAGTTCCAGCGTGTCGGGCGCGGCCATCTTCGCGCTGAAGACGAACGCTTTTTCGGGCTCAAGAAAGTCGGCTTCAGCGTGCGCCGCCTGCCAACCCAGCAGCAACAGCATCATTGCCAGCAATGCCAGGCAGCGTCCGATCAGAGTGCGCGCCGCGCGAGGGGCGTGAATCGGGCGCCCGGGCGCGTCGACGATACCGGCAGGTTGAAACATCAGTCTCTCTTGTTTTTGGTGACGGCCGTTTGTTCTCGCACCCAATCCAGATAGGGCGCGGCGCCGCCGATGACCGGCAGCACGATAATTTCGGGCACATCGTAGGGATGCATCTGCGCCAGGGCCTGAACAACGGCTTGATGACGTGCGTAGGTGGTTTTGATATGGACGGGGACTTCTTCCGTCCCCTCGACCTCTCCGTTCCACAGATAGATGGACAGGCCCGGCGCGCCAAGGTTCACGCACGCGGCCAATCCATCTTCCACCAGCACATGCGCGATGCGCTTGGCCAGCAAGAGGTCGGGCGCATTGCTGATGACCAGCACGACGTCGTCATCGCGCAACATGGAGGCTCCTTGAGATAACCGTGTGGGATGTAACTCGGGGTATTTTATCGATATTGCGCCGAAGCCCGGACGCCGGACGCTGGCGGCCGGACCCGGATACCCGCGCTCGAACCTGCCGGCCAAGCGCCCGCAACCGTATCGACGCCGCCACCATGCCACCCGCTTTCACGAGGCCCGCATGCCCGACAATTGCCTGTTCTGCCGGATCGCCCGGCACGAGATTCCCGCGCACATCATCCATGAAGACGACCGCTTGATGGCCTTCCTGGACATCCAGCCGGTACGGCCGGGACACACGCTGATCATTCCGAAGCAGCATTACCCGTACTTCGAGGACATGCCGGCCGACCTGGCGGGGCACATCGTAAACCTGGGACAGAAGCTGGGACGCCACATGAAGCGCCTGTACGGCGTGCAGCGCGTGGGGTTCGCGTTCACGGGCATACACGTCGCGCATTCGCACGCGCACGTCATCCCCATGCATCACACGCAGGACGTCACATCCACCGCGTACATCGAACAGCAGGACCTGACGTTCAAGATGCCGCCGCAACCGCCTCAAGAGGTACTGGCAGCCACCGCCGAGCAGCTGCGAGGGGAACTGCACGCCTCGTGACGTCAGTCGCGTGGCGGGGCGCGCAAATAAAACAAGGGCGGGTCCGAAGACCCGCCCTTGTCGCTTATCTAGCAACCGAATTTATTCGGCGCTGTCCGCAGCGGCTTCATCAACTTCCGGACGGTCAACCAGTTCCATGAAAGCCATGGGAGCGTTGTCGCCTTGACGGAAGCCCATCTTCAGCACGCGGGTGTAGCCACCGTTACGGGCCGCGTAGCGCGGGCCGATTTCGGCAAACAGCTTCACCACCGCATCGCGATCGCGCAGACGGGCAAATGCCAGACGCTTGTTCGCCAGCGTGGGCTCTTTGCCCAGCGTGATCAGGGGTTCGATGACGCGGCGCAATTCTTTCGCCTTCGGCAGCGTGGTCTTGATGGCTTCGTGAGTGATCAACGAAACGGCCATGTTGCGGAACATGGCAAGACGGTGACTGCTGGTGCGGTTGAGCTTACGCAAGCCATTACCGTGACGCATGATAAGTTTCCTTTGAATCTAAAGATGGCGTTCGCCATCGGGTTGCCGGCTCTTCTATCAACCTGCAATCAGGCCGCGGTCCGGTAGAAAACGGTGCATTTTACGACGAATTCGCAAACCGCCCGACGGGGTTGCCGGGCGTTGCAGGTGGCGCCCCGTTGCCGGGGTGCCACCCGTTAAAACTTAGGGACGCTCCAGGCCCAGGGGCGGCCAGTTCTCGAGCTTCATGCCCAAGGTCAAGCCACGTGCAGCCAGAACTTCCTTGATTTCGTTGAGCGACTTGCGACCCAGGTTCGGGGTCTTGAGCAGCTCGTTTTCGGTACGCTGGATCAGGTCGCCGATGTAGTAGATGTTTTCGGCCTTCAGGCAGTTGGCCGAACGCACGGTCAGTTCCAGGTCGTCGACCGGACGCAGCAGGACCGGGTCGATCTGCGGCGTGCCGCGAACCGGAGCTTCGTACGAATCACCAGCGCCTTCCAGCGCGGCGAAGACCGAGATCTGGTCCATCAGGATGCGAGCCGACTGGCGCACCGCTTCCTCGGGCGAAATGACGCCGTTGGTTTCGATGTCCAGAACCAGCTTGTCCAGGTCGGTGCGCTGTTCCACACGGGCGCTTTCCACCGCGTAGCTGACGCGGCGAACCGGGCTGAACGAAGCGTCCAGAACGATACGGCCGATGGTGTGGGTGCGGTCTTCCGACAGCGCGCGCACGTTGCCCGGCACGTAGCCGCGGCCCTTCTCAACCTTGATCTGCATTTCCAGCTTGCCTGCGTCCGTCAGGTTGCAGATGGCATGGCCGGGGTTGATGATCTCGACGTCGTGCGGCAGTTCAATGTCGCTGGCCAGCACGGTGCCCGCGCCGGT
Coding sequences:
- the cutA gene encoding divalent-cation tolerance protein CutA, which encodes MLRDDDVVLVISNAPDLLLAKRIAHVLVEDGLAACVNLGAPGLSIYLWNGEVEGTEEVPVHIKTTYARHQAVVQALAQMHPYDVPEIIVLPVIGGAAPYLDWVREQTAVTKNKRD
- the rplQ gene encoding 50S ribosomal protein L17, which codes for MRHGNGLRKLNRTSSHRLAMFRNMAVSLITHEAIKTTLPKAKELRRVIEPLITLGKEPTLANKRLAFARLRDRDAVVKLFAEIGPRYAARNGGYTRVLKMGFRQGDNAPMAFMELVDRPEVDEAAADSAE
- the rpoA gene encoding DNA-directed RNA polymerase subunit alpha — protein: MSTQGFLKPRSIEVEPVGTHHAKIVMEPFERGYGHTLGNALRRILLSSMTGYAPTEVQMTGVVHEYSTIPGVREDVVDILLNLKGVVFKLHNRDEVTLVLRKTGAGTVLASDIELPHDVEIINPGHAICNLTDAGKLEMQIKVEKGRGYVPGNVRALSEDRTHTIGRIVLDASFSPVRRVSYAVESARVEQRTDLDKLVLDIETNGVISPEEAVRQSARILMDQISVFAALEGAGDSYEAPVRGTPQIDPVLLRPVDDLELTVRSANCLKAENIYYIGDLIQRTENELLKTPNLGRKSLNEIKEVLAARGLTLGMKLENWPPLGLERP
- a CDS encoding HIT family protein, whose product is MPDNCLFCRIARHEIPAHIIHEDDRLMAFLDIQPVRPGHTLIIPKQHYPYFEDMPADLAGHIVNLGQKLGRHMKRLYGVQRVGFAFTGIHVAHSHAHVIPMHHTQDVTSTAYIEQQDLTFKMPPQPPQEVLAATAEQLRGELHAS